Proteins encoded within one genomic window of Macaca fascicularis isolate 582-1 chromosome 16, T2T-MFA8v1.1:
- the WNT9B gene encoding protein Wnt-9b: MRPPPALALAGLCLLALPAAAASYFGLTGREVLTPFPGLGTAAAPAQGGAHLKQCDLLKLSRRQKQLCRREPGLAETLRDAAHLGLLECQFQFRHERWNCSLEGRTGLLKRGFKETAFLYAVSSAALTHTLARACSAGRMERCTCDDSPGLESRQAWQWGVCGDNLKYSTKFLSNFLGSKRGNKDLRARADAHNTHVGIKAVKSGLRTTCKCHGVSGSCAVRTCWKQLSPFRETGQVLKLRYDSAVKVSSATNEALGRLELWAPSRQGSPTKGLAPRSGDLVYMEDSPSFCRPSKYSPGTAGRVCSREASCSSLCCGRGYDTQSRLVAFSCHCQVQWCCYVECQQCVQEELVYTCKH, from the exons CCTGACCGGGCGGGAGGTCCTGACGCCCTTCCCAGGACTGGGCACTGCAGCGGCCCCGGCACAGGGCGGGGCCCACCTGAAGCAGTGCGACCTGCTGAAGCTGTCCCGGCGGCAGAAGCAGCTCTGCCGGAGGGAGCCTGGCCTGGCTGAGACCCTGCGGGACGCTGCGCACCTCGGCCTGCTTGAGTGCCAGTTCCAGTTCCGGCATGAGCGCTGGAACTGTAGCCTGGAGGGCAGGACGGGCCTGCTCaagagag GCTTCAAAGAGACAGCTTTCCTGTATGCGGTGTCCTCTGCCGCCCTAACCCACACCCTGGCCCGGGCCTGCAGCGCTGGGCGCATGGAGCGCTGCACCTGTGATGACTCTCCGGGGCTGGAGAGCCGGCAGGCCTGGCAGTGGGGCGTGTGTGGTGACAACCTCAAGTACAGCACCAAGTTTCTGAGCAACTTCCTGGGGTCCAAGAGAGGAAACAAGGACCTGCGGGCACGGGCAGACGCCCACAACACCCACGTGGGCATCAAG GCTGTGAAGAGTGGCCTCAGGACGACGTGTAAGTGCCACGGCGTGTCAGGCTCCTGTGCCGTGCGCACCTGCTGGAAGCAGCTCTCCCCATTCCGTGAGACGGGCCAGGTGCTGAAACTGCGCTATGACTCGGCTGTCAAGGTGTCCAGTGCCACCAATGAGGCCTTGGGCCGCCTAGAGCTGTGGGCCCCTTCCAGGCAGGGCAGCCCCACCAAAGGCCTGGCCCCAAGGTCTGGGGACCTGGTCTACATGGAGGACTCGCCCAGCTTCTGTCGACCCAGCAAGTACTCGCCTGGCACGGCAGGTAGGGTGTGCTCCCGGGAGGCCAGCTGCAGCAGCCTGTGCTGCGGGCGGGGCTATGACACCCAGAGCCGCCTGGTGGCCTTCTCCTGCcactgccaggtgcagtggtgctgCTACGTGGAGTGCCAGCAATGTGTGCAGGAGGAGCTTGTGTACACCTGCAAGCACTAG